From a single Eleginops maclovinus isolate JMC-PN-2008 ecotype Puerto Natales chromosome 18, JC_Emac_rtc_rv5, whole genome shotgun sequence genomic region:
- the tmprss13a gene encoding transmembrane protease serine 13a isoform X2 gives MAKPDPNDPPPPYYSVGLHTQPPLKPYEEVVYGVGPGLTPLSYPHYIPQYPPPVVVPQVTRSSIPPSSKRRRCCKSNSQCYGGSGGTLLVLGLLAVAIWLGVRYGTRLATAANHHDEYDDYEEEDKQRYDICPNTSVICDAKIDCQLGSDETNCVRFDKDNGLQVKTSQDGRFLPVCYEDWNKNYADETCAQLGLRKSYVIEAVKSEGASVLSLTGRTSSLLQGRVKVSSSCPNQETVSLQCVDCGRQKTTSRIVGGSAAKEGQWPWQVSLHFRGSHVCGGVLISPDFVLTAAHCFPSNSLSLSTENWKVYVGLMSLDRLTQPYVVKRIILNENYNSKTNDQDVTLLKLTSPVTFNDNVHPACLPAFDHKFSDGTACWTSGFGTTKSGSSTVSKELMEVTVKIITPSVCNSPIGYQGAVTKHMLCAGDMDGGKDSCQGDSGGPLVCKGDSRWYLAGITSWGAGCGEKNKPGVYTNVKSVLPWIYSKMQQEKP, from the exons ATGGCAAAGCCTGACCCG AACGACCCCCCTCCTCCATACTACTCTGTTGGGTTGCACACCCAGCCCCCCCTCAAGCCCTATGAGGAGGTGGTTTATGGTGTGGGTCCAGGCCTGACACCCCTCAGCTATCCACATTACATTCCCCAGTATCCACCGCCTGTGGTTGTTCCGCAAGTCACACGGTCTAGCATAC CCCCCAGCAGTAAGAGGAGGAGATGCTGCAAGAGTAATTCACAGTGCTACGGAGGGTCAGGGGGAACCTTACTGGTGCTCGGTCTGCTTGCAGTGGCCATCTGGCTTGGAG TTCGTTATGGCACCCGGTTGGCAACAGCAGCAAACCACCACGATGAGTACGATGATTACGAAGAGGAAGATAAGCAAAGATATGACATCTGCCCCAACACTAGTGTCATATGTGATGCGAAAATAGACTGCCAGCTGGGATCTGACGAAACAAACTGTG TGAGGTTTGACAAGGACAATGGTCTGCAGGTCAAGACATCTCAGGATGGCCGCTTCCTTCCAGTGTGCTACGAAGACTGGAACAAAAACTATGCTGATGAAACCTGTGCTCAGCTAGGACTCAGAAA GTCATATGTCATCGAAGCAGTTAAATCCGAGGGGGCCAGTGTTTTATCATTGACAGGCAGAACATCTTCGCTTCTTCAGGGTCGGGTTAAAGTCAG TTCATCGTGTCCAAACCAGGAGACTGTCTCACTGCAGTGTGTGG ACTGTGGCCGCCAGAAGACTACGTCCCGGATCGTTGGGGGCAGCGCGGCTAAGGAGGGCCAGTGGCCTTGGCAGGTGTCACTGCACTTCAGAGGATCCCACGTCTGCGGTGGAGTCCTTATCTCTCCCGATTTCGTACTGACTGCTGCCCACTGCTTTCCAAG caacTCTTTATCCCTCTCGACAGAGAACTGGAAAGTGTATGTTGGATTGATGTCTCTTGACAGACTCACTCAGCCCTACGTGGTTAAGAGGATTATACTCAACGAGAACTACAACAGCAAAACTAATGACCAGGATGTCACTCTACTCAAACTAACATCCCCAGTTACTTTCAATG ATAATGTGCATCCAGCTTGCCTGCCAGCTTTTGACCACAAATTTAGCGATGGAACCGCATGTTGGACCTCAGGTTTTGGCACCACTAAGTCAGGATCAA GCACTGTCTCCAAGGAACTGATGGAAGTGACTGTCAAAATCATAACACCAAGTGTGTGTAACAGTCCCATTGGGTATCAAGGCGCTGTAACCAAGCACATGCTCTGTGCTGGTGATATGGATGGAGGCAAAGACTCCTGTCAG GGGGACAGTGGTGGACCCCTGGTGTGTAAGGGAGACAGCCGTTGGTACCTGGCTGGGATTACAAGCTGGGGAGCTGgctgtggggaaaaaaacaaacctggTGTTTACACCAACGTCAAAAGTGTTCTGCCCTGGATCTACAGCAAAATGCAG CAAGAGAAGCCATGA
- the tmprss13a gene encoding transmembrane protease serine 13a isoform X1, whose product MAKPDPNDPPPPYYSVGLHTQPPLKPYEEVVYGVGPGLTPLSYPHYIPQYPPPVVVPQVTRSSIPPSSKRRRCCKSNSQCYGGSGGTLLVLGLLAVAIWLGVRYGTRLATAANHHDEYDDYEEEDKQRYDICPNTSVICDAKIDCQLGSDETNCVRFDKDNGLQVKTSQDGRFLPVCYEDWNKNYADETCAQLGLRKSYVIEAVKSEGASVLSLTGRTSSLLQGRVKVSSSCPNQETVSLQCVDCGRQKTTSRIVGGSAAKEGQWPWQVSLHFRGSHVCGGVLISPDFVLTAAHCFPSSNSLSLSTENWKVYVGLMSLDRLTQPYVVKRIILNENYNSKTNDQDVTLLKLTSPVTFNDNVHPACLPAFDHKFSDGTACWTSGFGTTKSGSSTVSKELMEVTVKIITPSVCNSPIGYQGAVTKHMLCAGDMDGGKDSCQGDSGGPLVCKGDSRWYLAGITSWGAGCGEKNKPGVYTNVKSVLPWIYSKMQQEKP is encoded by the exons ATGGCAAAGCCTGACCCG AACGACCCCCCTCCTCCATACTACTCTGTTGGGTTGCACACCCAGCCCCCCCTCAAGCCCTATGAGGAGGTGGTTTATGGTGTGGGTCCAGGCCTGACACCCCTCAGCTATCCACATTACATTCCCCAGTATCCACCGCCTGTGGTTGTTCCGCAAGTCACACGGTCTAGCATAC CCCCCAGCAGTAAGAGGAGGAGATGCTGCAAGAGTAATTCACAGTGCTACGGAGGGTCAGGGGGAACCTTACTGGTGCTCGGTCTGCTTGCAGTGGCCATCTGGCTTGGAG TTCGTTATGGCACCCGGTTGGCAACAGCAGCAAACCACCACGATGAGTACGATGATTACGAAGAGGAAGATAAGCAAAGATATGACATCTGCCCCAACACTAGTGTCATATGTGATGCGAAAATAGACTGCCAGCTGGGATCTGACGAAACAAACTGTG TGAGGTTTGACAAGGACAATGGTCTGCAGGTCAAGACATCTCAGGATGGCCGCTTCCTTCCAGTGTGCTACGAAGACTGGAACAAAAACTATGCTGATGAAACCTGTGCTCAGCTAGGACTCAGAAA GTCATATGTCATCGAAGCAGTTAAATCCGAGGGGGCCAGTGTTTTATCATTGACAGGCAGAACATCTTCGCTTCTTCAGGGTCGGGTTAAAGTCAG TTCATCGTGTCCAAACCAGGAGACTGTCTCACTGCAGTGTGTGG ACTGTGGCCGCCAGAAGACTACGTCCCGGATCGTTGGGGGCAGCGCGGCTAAGGAGGGCCAGTGGCCTTGGCAGGTGTCACTGCACTTCAGAGGATCCCACGTCTGCGGTGGAGTCCTTATCTCTCCCGATTTCGTACTGACTGCTGCCCACTGCTTTCCAAG cagcaacTCTTTATCCCTCTCGACAGAGAACTGGAAAGTGTATGTTGGATTGATGTCTCTTGACAGACTCACTCAGCCCTACGTGGTTAAGAGGATTATACTCAACGAGAACTACAACAGCAAAACTAATGACCAGGATGTCACTCTACTCAAACTAACATCCCCAGTTACTTTCAATG ATAATGTGCATCCAGCTTGCCTGCCAGCTTTTGACCACAAATTTAGCGATGGAACCGCATGTTGGACCTCAGGTTTTGGCACCACTAAGTCAGGATCAA GCACTGTCTCCAAGGAACTGATGGAAGTGACTGTCAAAATCATAACACCAAGTGTGTGTAACAGTCCCATTGGGTATCAAGGCGCTGTAACCAAGCACATGCTCTGTGCTGGTGATATGGATGGAGGCAAAGACTCCTGTCAG GGGGACAGTGGTGGACCCCTGGTGTGTAAGGGAGACAGCCGTTGGTACCTGGCTGGGATTACAAGCTGGGGAGCTGgctgtggggaaaaaaacaaacctggTGTTTACACCAACGTCAAAAGTGTTCTGCCCTGGATCTACAGCAAAATGCAG CAAGAGAAGCCATGA